Below is a genomic region from Ascaphus truei isolate aAscTru1 chromosome 5, aAscTru1.hap1, whole genome shotgun sequence.
GTACTGTCTCTCTTCTGTCCTTTCAGCTCTACTCTCTCTCTGCTCGGTACTGTCACTCTTCTGTCCTTTCAGCTCTACTCTCTCTCTGCTCGGGACTGTCTCTTCTATCCTTTCAGCTCTACTCGGGACTGTCTTTTTTCTGCCCTCGCTCTGCTCAGGGCTTTCTCCACCCTGTCCTCTAAACTCCCTCTCTTGACagtctcgcactctctctctgacggTCTCTTTCAGAGTTCCTGGGAAAGTTTGTCCAGACGTCTGTGGTGTTTAACAAACTCGATACCATCGCACTCTCAAATGAGACAGAGGGGACAGGCATGTTAAAGGGCCCCCTGGTAAGAGCCAAATCTGTGTGTTTACCCACAATTCCCGGTGTTCTCTCTCAGGAGAGGAATCTTATAGCCATGTCCATCATTCCCCCTCAAGgaacacaggcagaagggagctatgagcctgtccctccccccgcagggtgacacagtgacacagacagaagggagctatgagcctgtccctccccccgcagggtgacacagtgacacagacagaagggagctatgagtctgtccctccccccgcagggtgacacagtgacacagacagaagggagctatgagcctgtccctccccccgcagggtgacacagtgacacagacagaagggagctatgagtctgtccctccccccgcagggtgacacagacagaagggagctatgagtctgtccctccccccgcagggtgacagtgacacagacagaagggagctatgagtctgtccctcccccgcagggtgacacagtgacacagacagaagggagctatgagtctgtccctccccccgcagggtgacacagtgacacagacagaagggagctatgagtctgtccctccccccgcagggtgacacagtgacacagacagaagggagctatgagtctgtccctccccccgcagggtgacacagtgacacagacagaagggagctatgagactgtccctccccccgcagggtgacacagttacacagacagaagggagctatgagtctgtccctccccccgcagggtgacacggttacacagacagaagggagctatgagtctgtccctccccccgcagggtgacacagtgacacaggcagaagggagctatgagtctgtccctccccccgcagggtgacacagatagaagggagctatgagtctgtccctccccccgcaaggtgatacagacagaagggagctatgagtctgtccctccccccgcagggtgacacagacagaagggagctatgagactgtccctcccccgcagggtgatacagacagaagggagctatgagactgtccctcccccgcagggtgacacagtgacacagacagaagggagctatgagcctccccctccccccgcagggtgacacagaagggagctatgagcctgtccctcccgccgcagggtgacacagtgacacagacagaagggagctatgagccagtcccttcccccccgcagggtgacacagtgacacagacagaagggagctatgagcctgtccctccccccgcagggtgacacagtgacacagacagaagggagctatgagtctgtccctccccccgcagggtgacacagacagaagggagctatgagcctgtcccctcccccagcagggtgacacagtgacacagacagaagggagctatgagcctgtccctgcccccgcagggtgacacagtgacacagacagaagggagctatgagcctgtccctccccccgcagggtgacacagtgacacagacagaagggagctatgagcctgtccctccccctgcagggtgacacagacagaagggagctatgagcctgtccctccccctgcagggtgacagacagaagggagctgtgagcctgtccctccccccgcaaggtgacacagtgacacagacagaagggagctatgagtctgtccctccccccgcagggtgacacagacaaaagggagccatgagcctgtccctccccctgcagggtgacacagtgacacagacagaagggagctatgagcctgtccctccccccgcagggtgacacagacagaagggagctatgagtctgtccctcccccgcagggtgacagtgacacagacagaagggagctatgagcctgtccctcaccccgcagggtgacacagtgacacagacagaagggagctatgagcctgtccctccccccgcagggtgacacagtgacacagacagaagggagctatgagtctgtccctccccccgcagggtgacacagacaaaagggagccatgagtctgtccctccccccgcagggtgacacagtgacacagacagaagggagctatgagtctgtccctccccccgcagggtgacacagacagaagggagctatgagtctgtccctccccccgcaaggtgatacagacagaagggagctatgagtctgtccctccccccgcaaggtaacacagacagaagggagctatgagactgtccctcccccgcagggtgacacagtgacacagacagaagggagctatgagcctccccctccccccgcagggtgacacagaagggagctatgagcctgtccctcccgccgcagggtgacacagtgacacagacagaagggagctatgagccagtcccttcccccccgcagggtgacacagtgacacagacagaagggagctatgagcctgtcccctcccccagcagggtgacacagtgacacagacagaagggagctatgagcctgtccctgcccccgcagggtgacacagtgacacagacagaagggagctatgagcctgtccctccccccgcagggtgacacagtgacacagacagaagggagctatgagcctgtcccctccccccgcagggtgacacagacagaagggagctatgagcctgtccctccccctgcagggtgacagacagaagggagctgtgagcctgtccctccccccgcaaggtgacacagtgacacagacagaagggagctatgagtctgtccctccccccgcagggtgacacagacaaaagggagccatgagcctgtccctccccctgcagggtgacacagtgacacagacagaagggagctatgagcctgtccctccccccgcagggtgacacagacagaagggagctatgagtctgtccctcccccgcagggtgacagtgacacagacagaagggagctatgagcctgtccctcaccccgcagggtgacacagtgacacagacagaagggagctatgagcctgtccctccccccgcagggtgacacagtgacacagacagaagggagctatgagtctgtccctccccccgcagggtgacacagacaaaagggagccatgagtctgtccctccccccgcagggtgacagtgacacagacagaagggagctatgggtctGTTCCtccccccagcagggtgacagtgacacagacagaagggagctatgagtctgtccctccccccgcagggtgacagtgacacagacagaagggagctatgagtctgtccctcccccgcagggtgacagatagaagggagctatgagcctccccctccccccgcagggtgacacagtgacacagacagaagggagctatgagtctgtccctccccccgcagggtgacacagtgacacagacagaagggagctatgagtctgtccctccccccgcagggtgacacagtgacacagacagaagggagctatgagactgtccctccccccacagggtgacacagatagaagggagctatgagcctgtccctgcccccgcagggtgacacagtgacacagacagaagggagctatgagtctgtccctccccccgcagggtgacacagacagaagggagctatgagactgtccctcccccagcagggtgacacagacagaagggagctatgagactgtccctccccccgcagggtgacacagtgacacagacagaagggagctatgagtctgtccctccccccgcagggtgacacagtgacacagacagaagggagctatgagcctgtccctccccccgcagggtgacacagacagaagggagctatgagcctgtccctccccccgcagggtgacacagacagaagggagctatgagcctgtccctcccgccgcagggtgacagtgacacagacagaagggagctatgagccagtccctccccccccgcagggtgacacagtgacacagacagaagggagctatgagcctgtccctccccctgcagggtgacacagtgacacagacagaagggagctatgagtctgtccctccccccgcagggtgacacagacagaagggagctatgagcctgtcccctcccccagcagggtgacacagtgacacagacagaagggagctatgagcctgtccctgcccccgcagggtgacacagtgacacagacagaagggagctatgagcctgtccctccccccgcagggtgacacagacagaagggagctatgagactgtccctcccccagcagggtgacacagacagaagggagctatgagactgtccctccccccgcagggtgacacagtgacacagacagaagggagctatgagtctgtccctccccccgcaaggtgacacagtgacacagacagaagggagctatgagcctgtccctccccccgcagggtgacacggttacacagacagaagggagctatgagtctgtccctccccccgcagggtgacacagtgacacagtcagaagggagctatgagtctgtccctccccccgcagggtgacacagacaaaagggagccatgagcctgtccctccccctgcagggtgacacagtgacacagacagaagggagctatgagccagtccctccccccccgcagggtgacacagtgacacagacagaagggagctatgagcctgtccctccccccgcagggtgacacagtgacacagacagaagggagctatgagtctgtccctccccccgcagggtgacacagacaaaagggagccatgagcctgtccctccccctgcagggtgacacagtgacaaagacagaagggagctatgagcctgtccctccccccgcagggtgacacagacagaagggagctatgagtctgtccctccccccgcagggtgacagtgacacagacagaagggagctatgagtctgttcctccccccagcagggtgacagtgacacagacagaagggagctacgagtctgtccctccccccgcagggtgacacagacagaagggagctttgatactgtccctccccctgcagggtgacagacagaagggagctttgagactgtccctccccccgcaaagGACACAGAAAGAAGGGAGCCATGAGAatgcccctcccccgcagggtgacagacagaagggagctatgagcgtgtccctccccccgcagggggacacagtgacacagaagggagctatgagtctgtccctcccccggcagggtgacagacagaagggatctatgagtctgtccctccccccgcagggtgacacagtgacagacagaagggagctatgagtctgtccctccccccgcagggtgacagacagaaggtAGCTATGAGTATGTCCCTCCCCTcggagggtgacagacagaagggagctatgagtctgtccctccccccgtagggtgacagacagaagggagctatgagcctgtccctccccccgcagggtgacagacagaagggagctatgagtctgtccctccccctgcagggtaacagaagggagctatgagtctgtccctcctcccgcagggtgacacagacagaagggagctatgagtctgtccctccccccgcagggtaacagaagggagttatgagtctgtccctcctcccgcagggtgacacagacagaagggagctatgagactatccctccccccgcagggtgacacagacagaagggagctatgagtctgtcgcTCCCCCTGCAGGTtgacacagtgacaaagacagaagggagctatgagtctgtccctcccccgcagggtgacagacagaagggagctgtgcCTCCCACAGGTTGACAGACAGACGGGAGCTgtgcctccccccgcagggtgacagacagaagggagctatgagtctgtccctgccCTCGCAGGGTGACCGACAGAAGGGagctgtccctcctcccgcagggtgaccgACAGAAGGGAGCTGTGCCTCCCCCCGCAGGATGACAGTGACACCACTTCTGATCATGTCTCTCTCAGATTGATCGGCGCTGCTCTCGCTGTGGGTTCGAGCGGATGGTTTATCACACGAGACAGATGCGTTCAGCGGACGAGGGTCAGACTGTCTTCTATACGTGCGCACAGTGCCGGTGAGAGAGCGCAGGCTGTCTCTTATACTCGCtgtctctcgtgctctctctttGTAACTGGGAGATGACAAATTACCTCTTTACTGTCATTGGGGCCACAAAAGCGTGTGAGCTCCTGTGTGTATTTCTGTGCGTGCGCGTTTGTGTTTGTTTCTGTGAGCGCGTGCATTTGTGTAAATTTGTCCTCTACTTCAGCATAAGTAGGAACCGTCCCCTTCAACTCGGAAGACCCTCTCGAGAGGCCTTTTCCACTCCTAAGGTGCTGTACTGGAAAAGAATACGTGCGCTCGGAGGAgaaagtaattgagtcagacaacacgAGTGTTCattgtcaaaaacctctcctaGTTTATTATTGGTAACATCAGGGGTTATATAGCTAAGCAAGCGAGCGA
It encodes:
- the POLR1H gene encoding DNA-directed RNA polymerase I subunit RPA12, with translation MDVTATCFSSESDFCSDCGSVLPPPGVQDTVTCPRCSHRTHVTEFLGKFVQTSVVFNKLDTIALSNETEGTGMLKGPLIDRRCSRCGFERMVYHTRQMRSADEGQTVFYTCAQCRFQEKEDS